A stretch of Scheffersomyces stipitis CBS 6054 chromosome 2, complete sequence DNA encodes these proteins:
- a CDS encoding predicted protein: protein MSSVIQSAAVSAISTGITAGTFALEHLWLRDLLDLNLSSATIKPLTTYPTAFYVRQDRKDKERNIKVFSADGTQLYTFERLSSHNPVWTMQTFPQRREVATIMIGFVSRSVDFHNKPEVAHREITTEFGFNGMSRTFYVSDGAKYQWTTGSKFLERVVNPNGRTEEIRERIAKVKLMRQFRLDFEVLVDEEQIDREIALATAFTSMFTQWGVGEVTKTIGPTFIPPKPLAEPVKSEEEEDEEEGNEIVLVVENDQEGEITFQQ from the coding sequence ATGTCTTCTGTTATCCAATCTGCTGCCGTTCTGGCTATTTCAACCGGAATTACCGCCGGAACTTTTGCTCTTGAACATCTCTGGTTGAGAGATCTTCTTGACTTGAATCTCTCTTCTGCTACCATCAAACCTTTAACCACTTATCCTACTGCATTCTATGTTCGGCAGGATAGAAAAGATAAGGAGAGAAACATAAAGGTGTTTTCGGCTGACGGAACCCAGCTTTACACCTTTGAAAGATTATCTTCCCACAATCCAGTTTGGACCATGCAGACCTTCCCTCAAAGAAGGGAAGTAGCCACAATCATGATTGGCTTTGTTTCCAGATCGGTAGACTTCCACAACAAACCAGAAGTGGCCCATCGTGAGATCACTACTGAATTTGGCTTCAACGGAATGTCCAGAACTTTCTACGTTCTGGATGGTGCTAAGTACCAATGGACTACCGGCTCGAAGTTTTTGGAGAGAGTGGTCAATCCTAATGGAAGAACGGAAGAAATCAGAGAAAGAATCGCGAAGGTAAAGTTGATGAGGCAATTCAGGCTTGATTTTGAGGTTCTAGTCGACGAAGAACAGATCGACAGAGAAATCGCCTTGGCCACTGCTTTCACCTCAATGTTCACCCAATGGGGTGTTGGCGAAGTGACTAAGACTATTGGTCCAACATTCATTCCACCTAAACCACTTGCTGAACCGGTTAagtctgaagaagaagaagatgaagaagaaggaaatgaaattgtGTTGGTAGTTGAGAACGACCAAGAAGGCGAAATCACTTTTCAGCAGTAA
- a CDS encoding predicted protein (go_component nucleus~go_process ribosome biogenesis), producing the protein MSEKSKSSEGKTAVSAPPASLVPVQPAPLSSKDKTTKRLIVVLSQACLETHKMNSGGPGGDKFALLNCDDHQGLLRKMGRDIAEARPDITHQCLLTLLDSPINKAGKLQVYIHTARGVLIEVNPSVRIPRTFKRFSGLMVQLLHKLSIRSVNSEEKLLKVIKNPITDHLPTKCRKITLSFDAKVRRVQDYVETLDEDESICVFVGAMARGKDNFADEYVDEKIGLSDYPLSASVACSKFCHGCEDVWGIF; encoded by the coding sequence ATGTCTGAGAAGAGCAAGAGTTCCGAGGGAAAGACGGCAGTTTCTGCCCCTCCAGCCTCACTTGTGCCCGTACAACCTGCTCCACTCAGTTCAAAGGACAAGACCACCAAGAGGTTGATCGTAGTATTGTCCCAAGCCTGTTTGGAAACCCACAAGATGAATTCTGGTGGCCCGGGAGGAGACAAGTTTGCACTTTTGAACTGTGACGATCATCAAGGTTTGTTAAGAAAAATGGGCAGGGATATCGCAGAAGCCCGTCCGGATATAACCCATCAGTGTTTGTTAACATTGTTGGATTCGCCCATCAACAAGGCTGGCAAATTGCAAGTCTACATCCATACAGCCAGAGGAGTCTTGATAGAAGTCAACCCCAGTGTTAGAATACCTAGAACGTTCAAGAGATTTTCAGGCTTGATGGTCCAGTTGTTGCACAAGCTCTCTATTCGTTCAGTGAACTCCGAAGAAAAGCTCTTGAAGGTCATTAAGAACCCCATCACCGACCACTTGCCTACTAAATGTAGAAAGATCACGTTGTCGTTCGATGCCAAAGTGCGTCGTGTCCAGGACTACGTTGAAACCTTGGATGAAGACGAGAGTATATGTGTATTTGTAGGAGCTATGGCTAGGGGTAAGGATAACTTTGCTGACGAGTACGTTGACGAAAAAATCGGGCTTTCTGACTACCCATTGTCGGCATCGGTAGCCTGTTCCAAGTTCTGCCATGGTTGTGAAGATGTATGGGGCATTTTCTAG
- a CDS encoding predicted protein codes for MSSSDFDDDEDDLLLQAVLHGSTDARLYRAEGEVAILRAQLEQLQKQNQKEIHQLRDQKDQLYRQNEDQVNVLKHAVQKLEDEKKFLNNELKTTTHNKRRKLTPPVIERQPPSHSTPLSPSQLSMEGSASSVELPHKHLAQQIFQQQQTSALYTDHIWNHCIVGSNRTSLSYLGKISIHFDVVVGDLSLVKREPLSRSIVDYMMLKKSLRLDELVEDFCLSIAEVVDILLEKKAILAIPFLLSLVHCSIAFRPAAITPNLIVKLLQRFSRISNNLSFLLSSNLNEEDYVNYHDVPNQVMILEKFIFICCLDIIEKLTSVSSLHGSNFIKSVWKDDVLSIELLNRCLPENTERFKNSAQINVVYNIVEMLISSTTDDTFAFSDVANAKVSDSSIFNSLLKIFLIELPIKDDFMFYGLNRVIGNNIDFRKIDATIPQTADILNNFNILIPQPIPFNLIKENQSNESIRFELLSNHEFHLLNLRIKVADLLESYIVAKQSVEFLMSREHVKSIMRIINFEQMYIMRSPRSKYIHLRIQIVSKLVKILNYLIQNAVEYGAFIYPETMYELYVALSRIAFSSDSLSDHAHKLLIQVRNKGLKEPIFNAWCENKARELNHLTSEDLQGKFLADIESDFANGLEVAYEADTVEIAREILNTFVTHDDADNLYFTMNYEPDDGINYDEMEIA; via the exons ATGTCGTCGTCGGACTTCGATGATGATGAGGACGACTTATTGTTACAAGCAGTGCTTCACGGATCAACGGAT GCCAGATTGTACCGGGCTGAAGGAGAAGTAGCTATACTTCGAGCACAACTAGAACAgcttcaaaaacaaaaccaaaaagAAATCCACCAACTTCGCGACCAGAAAGATCAACTTTATCGTCAGAATGAAGATCAGGTCAATGTTCTCAAACACGCTGTAcagaaacttgaagatgaaaagaagtttcttaataatgaattgaagactACCACACATAACAAACGTAGGAAGTTGACTCCG CCAGTAATAGAAAGGCAACCGCCTTCACATTCGACTCCTTTGCTGCCATCACAGCTTTCGATGGAAGGATCAGCTTCGTCCGTCGAATTACCTCACAAACATCTTGCACAgcagatttttcaacagcagcagacTTCTGCATTGTACACCGACCATATATGGAACCATTGCATTGTAGGTAGCAACAGAACTTCCTTGAGCTACTTAGGAAAGATCAGCATCCActttgatgttgttgttggagaCTTGTCTCTTGTGAAAAGAGAGCCGTTGTCTCGGCTGATTGTAGACTAtatgatgttgaagaaatctctCCGTTTAGACGAGTTGGTAGAAGACTTCTGCCTCAGTATAGCtgaagtcgttgatatTCTTCTAGAGAAAAAAGCTATCCTAGCAATACCtttcttgttgtcgttgGTTCACTGTTCGATAGCATTTCGACCAGCAGCCATTACGCCAAATCTCATTGTGAAGTTATTACAGAGATTTAGTCGTATCTCTAACAACTTGTCGTTTCTTCTCAGCTCCAATCTCAATGAAGAGGACTATGTCAATTACCACGATGTTCCAAACCAGGTGATGATTCTTGAgaagttcatcttcataTGCTGCCTTGATATTATTGAGAAGTTGACTTCTGTATCAAGTTTGCATGGCTCCAATTTTATCAAATCGGTCTGGAAGGACGACGTCTTGTCAATTGAGCTCTTGAACAGGTGCCTACCCGAAAATACCGAAAGGTTCAAGAACTCGGCCCAGATCAACGTAGTGTATAATATAGTAGAGATGCTAATCTCGTCTACTACAGATGATACATTTGCCTTTTCCGACGTTGCAAATGCTAAAGTCTCCGATTCTTCGATTTTCAACTCgctcttgaagatcttttTGATAGAGTTGCCTATCAAGGACGACTTCATGTTCTACGGCTTGAACCGAGTAATAGGTAACAATATCGATTTTCGAAAGATCGACGCTACCATCCCGCAAACTGCTGATATTCTTAACAACTTTAACATCCTCATACCACAGCCTATTcctttcaacttgatcaaggaaAACCAACTGAACGAATCTATCAGGTTTGAACTTCTCTCTAACCACGAGTTCCATTTGCTCAACTTGCGTATCAAGGTAGCAGATCTTCTCGAATCGTACATTGTAGCAAAGCAATCTGTGGAGTTTCTCATGAGCAGAGAACATGTCAAATCAATCATGCGAATCATCAACTTCGAACAGATGTATATTATGAGATCGCCACGGTCAAAGTATATCCATCTCCGGATCCAGATCGTGTCGAAGTTGGTAAAGATCTTGAACTACTTGATTCAGAATGCAGTGGAATACGGAGCTTTTATCTATCCTGAGACGATGTACGAATTGTATGTCGCATTGCTGCGAATTGCTTTCAGCTCAGATTCGCTATCAGACCATGCTCATAAGCTTCTTATACAAGTTCGAAATAAAGGCTTGAAAGAACCCATCTTCAACGCTTGGTGTGAAAACAAAGCACGAGAATTGAACCACTTGACCAGCGAAGACTTACAGGGTAAGTTTTTAGCAGATATAGAGAGTGATTTTGCCAATGGTCTCGAAGTTGCTTATGAAGCTGACACAGTAGAAATAGCCCGAGAGATTCTCAACACCTTTGTTACACACGATGATGCTGACAATTTGTACTTTACTATGAATTATGAGCCTGATGATGGAATCAATTACgatgaaatggaaatagcCTAA
- a CDS encoding 60S ribosomal protein L37 (go_component intracellular; ribosome~go_funtion structural constituent of ribosome~go_process protein biosynthesis) — MGKGTPSLGKRHNKSHTLCNRCGRRSFHVQKKTCSSCGYPAAKLRSHNWALKAKRRRTTGTGRMAYLKHVSRRFKNGFQTGVAKPQSA, encoded by the exons ATGGGTA AGGGTACTCCATCTTTAGGTAAGCGTCACAACAAGTCCCACACTTTGTGTAACAGATGTGGCCGTCGTTCTTTCCACGTCCaaaagaagacttgttcttcttgtggaTACCCAGCTGCCAAGTTAAGATCCCACAACTGGGCTTTGAAGGctaagagaagaagaaccacTGGTACCGGTAGAATGGCTTACTTGAAGCACGTTTCTAGAAGATTCAAGAACGGTTTCCAAACCGGTGTCGCCAAGCCTCAATCCGCTTAA
- a CDS encoding predicted protein, with protein TKMSAQFPPSSPLISNDDYAVSDPFAVKSSYSKGQVEERGRTDYPTPNPSSALFRSSSPKKPRMNSDKILKLLRRTKVAINKDFNILHPDARVLRIPLVTSKSHITIGRSSKTCDYALNSHDSYISRSHVSVCHNAEHIVLSCIGSNGVAIRIPKPCFVYATSAKNHFVVMENKSGKPLDITNMDLQKTRRSIVLDANHTEFFVRKNETVTLPRFSNVLLEISEQVLLLNPEDIEEELTEDEMPVLIQNEPMATPLKAPLKNFPPRTPQKSLVHPKPVSSFKIFEEVNKEEPKTPSPSVSPQLFRQSTPLNDKSNTFSNPSTPKTKRASSEEPPKQKKKSKKTSEIEKVEINQEWIKDINNVEEINNILINHLAFSRLSSTPASFLNTISVVASKLELRQIRVLLHNIKCIGVIYREGKDAAGKPLEEEYYYISENDDDAKRTALVANVKGHGGLRSCRRTHKQYYWKKPAPIKK; from the exons ACCAAGATGTCAGCACAGTTCCCACCCTCGTCTCCGTTGATTAGCAACGACGACTATGCCGTGTCGGATCCGTTTGCTGTCAAGTCCTCTTATTCCAAGGGCCAAGTCGAGGAAAGAGGAAGAACAGACTACCCCACGCCTAACCCATCGTCTGCCTTGTTCAGATCGTCGTCTCCA AAAAAACCGAGAATGAACTCAGAcaagatattgaagttATTGAGAAGA ACCAAAGTGGCCATCAACAAGGACTTCAACATTTTGCATCCTGATGCGCGTGTATTGAGAATCCCATTGGTGACTTCCAAATCGCATATTACCATCGGCCGTTCTTCAAAGACGTGTGACTATGCCTTGAACTCTCATGACTCGTATATCTCACGTTCTCATGTCTCCGTCTGCCATAATGCTGAGCACATCGTTTTGTCGTGTATTGGTTCCAATGGGGTAGCCATCAGAATCCCAAAGCCTTGCTTTGTCTATGCCACCAGTGCAAAAAACCACTTTGTAGTTATGGAAAACAAGTCCGGCAAACCGTTAGACATTACCAACATGGACTTACAGAAGACTCGTAGATCCATCGTGTTGGATGCTAACCATACCGAATTCTTTGTCAGAAAAAATGAGACGGTAACCTTGCCTCGTTTCTCCAACGTCTTGCTCGAGATATCCGAACAGGTCTTATTGTTGAATCcagaagatattgaagaagaattgactGAGGATGAAATGCCCGTGTTGATCCAAAATGAGCCCATGGCCACTCCCTTGAAGGCTCCTCTCAAGAACTTCCCCCCAAGAACCCCA CAAAAGTCGCTTGTTCATCCCAAACCAGTAAGTTCgttcaagatctttgaagaggtgaataaagaagaaccaaagacCCCTTCTCCATCGGTTTCTCCTCAACTATTCAGACAGTCCACTCCATTAAATGACAAATCAAACACCTTCAGCAACCCTTCGACCCCCAAGACAAAGAGAGCACTGTCGGAAGAACCTCCTaagcagaaaaagaaatccaagaagactCTGGAAATCGAAAAGGTCGAGATCAACCAGGAATGGATCAAAGACATCAACAATGTCGAggaaatcaacaacatcttgaTTAATCATTTGGCATTCTCGAGGTTGTCGTCTACGCCAGCATCATTCTTGAACACTATCAGTGTAGTCGCTtccaagttggaattgagaCAAATCAGAGTACTCTTGCATAACATCAAGTGTATTGGTGTGATCTATAGAGAAGGAAAGGATGCAGCTGGTAAGCCTTTGGAAGAGGAATACTACTATATACTGGAGAATGATGATGATGCCAAACGTACCGCATTGGTCGCCAATGTCAAGGGCCATGGAGGTTTGAGATCCTGTAGAAGAACTCACAAACAGTACTACTGGAAGAAGCCAGCACCCATCAAGAAATAA
- a CDS encoding predicted protein, which translates to MPYLNFAERISQVYLNKYTLALVLVTIKVYLFQKTLVAAVRNIPDFSDCSVDELPTKVSVMIRNMVENNLNSFTYSTLALLHVAAKSILNLIWFAVEMLLGTYTCLFKAAIVGTSDFAADTSEMVVKGLNTTIVEITHDIQSGLDGLSSILNKVVSTASKVADFFTGNNNSDSPDQYQKSISLSLGKLTNLSIPSSVLGEINKIRIDPDFSSVENSTKKLIEEPFTSLTNQWNQNETLSLGGVKFPLLQPLSVCDIGSKSIQELSHNLSTSVEMAAKIVIIILAICAVLVMVPLIYDEWRKWNREERIIGNLVNQNTHYYFDLREAFSNLLHPYLRFLPKSWLSTYVFSNYSISFLLVGLLGLFVVFLQYIILRILIKKAKGTDIDTSQMTKELSNMTSVYLSQIDSYFQKQEDNINDKLFGSVKSTSSKINSTLHEFMSTLNDTVNSIFSNTPFSGPVNTIVYCTIGRKIDKVESGLTWINDNLSVKIPNINKKQLSDNLKSVISESDSSAGSVFAKGVQKTIAMYKSNLFLEFVISISLVGVWVMQLLIGVIIAVTKSHLKRRRLGSLTSSLDKTRISSPKELTKEEKLQYGY; encoded by the coding sequence ATGCCATATCTCAACTTCGCAGAGCGCATCTCACAGGTGTACTTGAATAAGTATACGCTTGCGCTCGTTCTAGTGACAATAAAAGTGTACCTCTTTCAGAAAACACTAGTAGCAGCCGTCAGAAATATTCCAGACTTCTCCGATTGCTCAGTAGATGAACTCCCGACTAAGGTATCTGTCATGATCCGGAATATGGTTGAAAACAATCTAAACAGTTTCACCTACAGCACACTAGCTCTTCTACAtgtggctgcgaaaagtaTACTCAATCTAATTTGGTTTGCAGTAGAAATGTTGCTAGGAACATATACGTGTCTATTCAAGGCAGCAATTGTGGGTACTTCCGATTTTGCTGCCGATACCTCGGAAATGGTTGTCAAGGGTCTTAATACCACAATAGTCGAAATCACCCATGATATCCAGCTGGGGCTCGATGGACTTTCATCCATACTTAATAAAGTTGTTTCCACCGCCAGCAAAGTAGCAGATTTCTTCACTGGAAACAATAATCTGGACTCGCCGGATCAGTACCAGAAGTCTATTTCGCTCTCCCTTGGAAAACTCACCAATCTTTCCATCCCATCCAGCGTACTTGGAGAAATCAATAAAATCAGGATAGATCCTGACTTCAGCTCTGTAGAAAATAGTACAAAGAAGCTCATCGAGGAACCATTCACGTCACTCACAAATCAATGGAACCAGAATGAGACATTATCTCTAGGCGGTGTCAAATTTCCTTTATTGCAACCTCTTCTGGTATGTGATATCGGTTCTAAGAGCATTCAGGAATTGTCGCACAATTTGTCCACTTCTGttgaaatggctgcgaaaattGTAATAATCATTCTTGCAATATGTGCAGTTTTAGTTATGGTTCCATTGATTTATGATGAATGGAGAAAGTGgaatagagaagaaagaataatcGGAAACTTGGTCAACCAGAACACTCATTACTATTTCGACTTGAGAGAAGCGTTCAGCAATCTCCTCCACCCTTACTTGCGCTTTTTGCCTAAGTCGTGGCTATCTACATATGTTTTCTCCAACTACTCCATTTCTTTTTTATTAGTGGGACTTTTGGGTTTGTTTGTTGTATTTCTACAGTACATTATACTAAGGATACTTATCAAAAAAGCGAAGGGTACTGACATAGATACCTCCCAGATGACAAAAGAGTTGCTGAACATGACATCAGTATACCTCTCTCAAATAGATAGTTACTTCCAGAAGCAAGAAGATAACATCAACGACAAACTCTTTGGCTCCGTTAAACTGACATCgtccaagatcaactcAACCCTCCACGAATTCATGTCTACTTTGAACGATACTGTAAACTCGATTTTCAGCAATACTCCTTTTTCTGGACCTGTAAATACCATTGTATACTGCACTATTGGCAGAAAAATCGACAAAGTGGAATCTGGTTTAACTTGGATTAACGATAATCTTTCTGTTAAGATCCCAaatatcaacaagaaacagTTGCTggacaatttgaaatcagTAATTTCCGAGTCCGACCTGTCCGCCGGAAGTGTGTTTGCCAAAGGTGTACAGAAGACTATTGCCATGTATAAGCTGAACTTGTTCTTAGAGTTCGTGATAAGTATATCTCTAGTAGGAGTATGGGTGATGCAGCTACTTATTGGCGTGATCATCGCTGTAACTAAGTCTCACCTCAAGAGGAGAAGACTAGGGCTGCTAACCCTGCTGCTTGATAAGACGAGAATTAGCAGTCCTAAGGAGCTAacgaaagaagagaagcttCAATATGGATAT
- a CDS encoding predicted protein: protein MSDTEQNNTPKEEKTDNTHINLKVSDGSAEIFFKIKRSTPMKRLMEAFCKRQGKDLSSLRFLIDGTRIYPNNTPDELELEDGDTIEAHREQTGGSY from the coding sequence ATGTCTGATACCGAGCAGAACAACACCCCCAAAGAGGAAAAGACCGACAACACCCACATCAACCTTAAGGtttctgatggatctgctgagatcttcttcaagatcaagagaTCGACTCCTATGAAGAGATTGATGGAAGCCTTTTGCAAGAGACAAGGCAAAGACTTAAGTTCGTTGAGATTCTTGATTGACGGAACCAGAATATACCCCAACAACACTCCAGACGAGTTAGAGTTGGAAGATGGAGACACTATAGAAGCCCATCGTGAACAGACAGGGGGTTCGTATTAG